Within the Candidatus Saccharibacteria bacterium oral taxon 488 genome, the region TTTTCGTAAATTTTACATCATGCTAGACTGGGGGTATGGAGAAAGCCATCATCGTTGCCTATGATACCAACCGCGCTATCGGCCAGGGCGGCGATTTGCCGTGGGGTCGCAGCTTGCCAGCAGATTTGGCGAATTTCAAGCGGCTGACCAAAGGCGGCGACGTCATCATGGGCCGAAAAACCTTTGAGTCGATCGGCTGTCGCCCGCTGCCAGAACGTGAAAATATTGTTATTTCTTCGCGGCCGACAGGCGTCAAGGGCGTCCTCACCGCAGTGAACCTAGA harbors:
- a CDS encoding dihydrofolate reductase; the protein is MEKAIIVAYDTNRAIGQGGDLPWGRSLPADLANFKRLTKGGDVIMGRKTFESIGCRPLPERENIVISSRPTGVKGVLTAVNLESALALARYKTFIIGGARVYGEALKMPKIDTIYATEVDAAFPDVDTFFPEIDMAIWQEVSRVHHPADTENKYDFDFVTYRRII